The Plectropomus leopardus isolate mb chromosome 15, YSFRI_Pleo_2.0, whole genome shotgun sequence genome has a segment encoding these proteins:
- the nkx6.2 gene encoding homeobox protein Nkx-6.2: MLAVGQMEANRQSAFVLGSTPLAALHNMTEMKTSLFPYALQQSPAGFKAPHLSSLNSQMTGGTPHGISDILGRPITTAGQLLSGFPRINGLATTAAAAAAGMYFSPAMSRYPKPLAELPGRAPIFWPGVMQGSPWRDPRVPCPTQTNLMLDKDGKKKHSRPTFSGQQIFALEKTFEQTKYLAGPERARLAYSLGMTESQVKVWFQNRRTKWRKRHAAEMATAKKKHDSETEKMKESSDNEEDDEYNKPLDPNSDDEKITRLLKKHKATNLALISPCSNSSDTL, from the exons ATGTTAGCGGTCGGGCAAATGGAGGCTAACCGGCAGAGTGCTTTCGTCCTGGGCAGCACCCCGCTGGCGGCGTTGCACAACATGACCGAGATGAAGACGTCCCTGTTCCCGTACGCGCTGCAGCAGAGCCCGGCGGGCTTCAAGGCGCCACATCTCTCCAGCCTCAACTCCCAGATGACCGGAGGCACTCCGCACGGAATAAGCGACATCCTGGGGAGACCCATCACCACGGCCGGGCAGCTGCTCTCCGGCTTCCCCCGGATAAACGGCCTGGCCACCACGGCAGCCGCGGCGGCCGCGGGGATGTACTTCAGCCCGGCGATGTCGCGGTACCCGAAGCCCCTGGCTGAGCTGCCGGGGAGGGCGCCCATCTTCTGGCCCGGGGTGATGCAGGGCTCTCCCTGGAGGGACCCGCGGGTTCCCTGTCCCA CTCAGACTAATTTAATGTTGGACAAGGACGGAAAGAAGAAACACTCCAGACCGACTTTTTCGGGACAGCAAATTTTTGCACTGGAAAAAACTTTCGAGCAGACGAAATACCTGGCCGGCCCAGAGAGAGCCCGGCTGGCTTACTCTTTAGGAATGACCGAGAGTCAagtcaag GTCTGGTTCCAGAACAGAAGAACCAAATGGCGGAAGAGACACGCGGCAGAGATGGCCACGGCCAAGAAGAAGCACGACTCCGAGACGGAGAAGATGAAGGAGAGCTCGGATAACGAGGAGGACGACGAGTACAACAAACCACTGGACCCAAACTCAGACGACGAGAAAATCACGAGACTGTTGAAAAAGCACAAGGCCACCAACCTGGCGCTCATCAGCCCCTGCAGTAACAGCTCGGACACCTTGTGA